In Bacillus sp. DX3.1, the following proteins share a genomic window:
- a CDS encoding DUF3928 family protein gives MYTFKIVSDREAVYQFASYVRVVQGVKDVYVEVGESLYEHPLMKFYVHITIEEAYEKTKALQEIARLVELGRFTYVHYRNEEIEKAFEDVKYESFRG, from the coding sequence ATGTATACATTTAAAATTGTTTCGGATCGTGAAGCTGTTTATCAGTTTGCAAGTTATGTAAGAGTGGTTCAAGGGGTAAAGGACGTATATGTGGAGGTTGGTGAATCTTTGTATGAACATCCACTTATGAAATTTTATGTACATATAACAATTGAGGAAGCATATGAAAAAACAAAAGCACTACAAGAAATTGCTCGTTTAGTAGAATTAGGACGTTTTACATATGTTCATTATCGTAATGAAGAGATTGAGAAAGCATTTGAAGATGTGAAATATGAAAGCTTTCGTGGTTAG